One Streptomyces sp. B21-105 genomic region harbors:
- a CDS encoding DUF317 domain-containing protein: protein MPDTEEIDGDVYVSPRYLAASTYTGDPALEPLLALGFDLRHDDLGNVYVTAPDHRVRLGYLPEGDDDGLWRINAYKDSFGPPVWGVCFNDRVPTEFVRAFTTALAEAYERGPDAYLARPAAGGDEHDPFLAVVPLLKQSWEIDHPRWGVFAVQSPDGLAGLEFTTGDLDPETELTTRDARWQMWAGKSIDRSVWYATASTDTPVALLTAVTQCVADRAPLPRWREETFSYIKGMAQLTPILPPGPPAPTPLDVARAAASRRPAALPAASVPRWSTTSRPALPGPRR from the coding sequence GTGCCCGACACAGAAGAGATCGACGGCGACGTCTACGTCTCCCCCCGCTACCTCGCCGCCAGCACTTACACCGGAGACCCGGCTCTGGAGCCGCTGCTCGCGCTCGGCTTCGACCTGCGTCACGACGACCTCGGCAACGTATATGTCACCGCGCCCGACCACCGCGTCCGACTCGGCTATCTGCCCGAGGGAGACGACGACGGGCTGTGGCGCATCAACGCCTACAAGGACTCGTTCGGCCCGCCAGTGTGGGGTGTCTGTTTCAATGACCGCGTCCCCACCGAGTTCGTCCGCGCCTTCACCACCGCGCTCGCCGAGGCGTACGAGCGTGGCCCGGACGCCTACCTCGCCAGGCCGGCCGCAGGGGGCGACGAACACGATCCCTTTCTGGCTGTCGTGCCCCTGCTGAAACAGAGCTGGGAGATCGACCACCCACGCTGGGGCGTCTTCGCGGTCCAGTCCCCCGACGGGCTCGCCGGCCTGGAGTTCACCACCGGCGACCTCGATCCGGAAACCGAGCTGACTACACGCGACGCCCGGTGGCAGATGTGGGCGGGCAAGTCCATCGACCGGTCCGTCTGGTACGCCACGGCCAGTACCGACACTCCCGTAGCCCTGCTCACCGCCGTCACCCAGTGCGTCGCCGATCGGGCTCCGCTGCCCCGGTGGCGCGAGGAGACCTTCAGCTACATCAAGGGCATGGCCCAGCTCACCCCGATCCTTCCGCCCGGACCGCCGGCCCCCACCCCGCTCGACGTGGCGCGGGCCGCCGCGTCCCGCCGCCCGGCCGCGCTCCCCGCGGCCAGCGTCCCGCGCTGGAGCACCACCAGCCGACCGGCCCTGCCCGGTCCACGCCGATAG
- a CDS encoding HAD family hydrolase — MTRTSASPTGVDALILDYNGVLGLQPSTAMWTRLADLAEWPDRHLRSFQDAFWAPRNAYDAGELSDLAYWAKVLGHHPGPRWLRTLRAADTAMWTRTDPRVLDVLYRARAAELPMVLLSNAPAHLSDVLDATVWRRELMDDALYSARLGLCKPDPAVYEHALAATGVAEPARVLFVDDREDNCRAAAQLGLRTLHYTGQPAHLERQLLPTLAGSTGS, encoded by the coding sequence TTGACCCGCACCTCCGCCTCTCCGACCGGCGTGGACGCCCTGATCCTCGACTACAACGGAGTCCTCGGTCTCCAGCCCAGCACCGCCATGTGGACCCGTCTCGCCGACCTCGCCGAGTGGCCCGACCGGCATCTCCGCTCGTTCCAGGACGCCTTCTGGGCTCCCCGCAACGCGTACGACGCAGGGGAACTGAGCGATCTGGCCTACTGGGCCAAGGTCCTCGGACACCATCCCGGCCCACGGTGGCTGCGCACCCTGCGGGCAGCCGACACCGCCATGTGGACCCGCACCGACCCGCGCGTCCTCGATGTCCTGTACCGCGCCCGGGCCGCGGAGCTGCCGATGGTGCTGCTCTCCAACGCCCCGGCCCACCTCAGCGACGTCCTGGACGCCACCGTCTGGCGGCGCGAGCTGATGGACGACGCCTTGTACTCCGCCCGCCTGGGCCTGTGCAAGCCCGACCCTGCCGTGTACGAACACGCCCTGGCCGCCACCGGCGTCGCCGAGCCAGCACGCGTGCTGTTCGTCGACGACCGCGAGGACAACTGCCGGGCCGCCGCCCAGCTGGGCCTGCGCACCCTCCACTACACCGGCCAACCCGCCCACCTGGAACGGCAGTTGCTGCCCACCCTCGCGGGCAGCACCGGTTCCTGA
- a CDS encoding MFS transporter, which translates to MRQTAVPELVRSRRLLTGYFAGLGVVMAVFGARMPAVQNAAEVTTAGLALVLLAAALGMVAGLQAGGRLARLARLPALLTGGAIAPAACLAVLGLCSSLDSLLAAAFAFGIAHGVLDVAANAAAVRCQDAHGRPIMGRLHASYSLGALLGAALAATTAHSSHTVLFAAVAVCAAAAAGATTRLTRTVASPALEPVHRGAAPGSYEQRRLSRRRLWLLGALAAATLLGEGAAADWASVHLHDLGATAATSAAAYGCYSAAMAAGRLAGDRLTARFGAATVVRTGAALAALGLATGLAGSTTASALSGWTAFGLGLSVTIPSLITAAGTGGPRAVATVAVTGYVGLLAGPALIGALTTVTALPHALLLPALLAASVAVLAPKALEKTTP; encoded by the coding sequence GTGAGGCAGACCGCAGTACCCGAGCTGGTGCGCAGCCGCCGCCTGCTGACCGGGTACTTCGCCGGACTGGGTGTGGTGATGGCCGTCTTCGGCGCGCGTATGCCAGCCGTTCAGAACGCCGCCGAGGTGACTACCGCCGGGCTTGCCCTGGTCCTGCTGGCCGCCGCCCTCGGCATGGTCGCCGGACTCCAGGCAGGCGGACGTCTCGCCCGCCTGGCCCGTCTGCCCGCGCTGCTGACCGGAGGTGCCATAGCCCCCGCCGCCTGTCTTGCCGTCCTCGGGCTCTGCTCCAGTCTGGACAGCCTCCTGGCAGCGGCGTTCGCCTTCGGCATCGCGCACGGCGTCCTCGATGTCGCAGCCAATGCCGCAGCGGTCCGCTGCCAGGACGCCCACGGCCGCCCCATCATGGGCCGGCTGCACGCCAGTTACAGCCTCGGCGCCCTCCTCGGCGCCGCACTCGCCGCCACCACCGCCCACTCCTCACACACCGTTCTGTTCGCCGCGGTGGCAGTTTGCGCCGCTGCTGCGGCAGGCGCGACCACGCGACTCACCCGCACCGTCGCCAGCCCCGCACTCGAGCCCGTCCACCGCGGCGCTGCACCGGGCTCATACGAGCAGAGGAGGTTGTCCCGTCGCCGATTGTGGCTGCTGGGCGCGCTTGCTGCCGCCACGCTGCTGGGCGAAGGAGCCGCTGCCGACTGGGCCTCCGTCCACCTGCACGACCTCGGCGCGACGGCCGCGACCAGCGCCGCGGCGTATGGCTGCTACAGCGCAGCCATGGCCGCAGGCCGTCTCGCCGGAGACCGGCTCACCGCCCGCTTCGGCGCGGCCACCGTCGTGCGCACCGGCGCCGCTTTGGCCGCGCTCGGCCTCGCCACCGGACTGGCCGGCTCCACCACCGCCTCTGCCCTCTCCGGCTGGACGGCCTTCGGCCTGGGCCTGTCCGTCACGATCCCCAGCCTGATCACCGCCGCCGGCACCGGCGGACCCCGCGCGGTCGCCACCGTCGCGGTCACCGGCTACGTCGGCCTGCTCGCCGGCCCCGCCCTCATCGGCGCTCTCACCACCGTCACCGCACTGCCGCACGCGCTGCTGCTGCCCGCCCTCCTCGCCGCAAGCGTTGCCGTGCTCGCCCCCAAAGCCCTGGAGAAAACGACCCCTTGA
- a CDS encoding ATP-grasp domain-containing protein yields MSARPLVLVVSAGDEADRGYCLEQVASAYDIVLLTGAEPSWEKPHIVDHAVADLNDTTALLSAGRALAERHALAGVVTWDEWNLVPTARLARALGLAANSVEVMRACRNKAAARTLFARHGVPSAASMKARSLQEAELAARTLGFPAVLKPAAAAGSIGVIRIDRPEELPAAFEFASAGAHRSREDSGVLVEEYLDGPEVSVECVTHRGTTTAVAVTRKRLGPAPYFDETGHTVDAADPLLATVAPTAAAAIKALGITDGVQHVEMRLVGGRPRLIEVNARLGGDMIGHLVHLATGVDLARAAADIACGHTPDLTPTRRQGAAIRFVYPAYSGTLTARRLKAHVGGVERVRFQRQAGDPLVLPQDGGDLYTARIGFLITTGPTAAVAEARAQEAYRNLDIQVAPVPPTALTTGQGAA; encoded by the coding sequence TTGTCCGCTCGCCCCCTCGTACTCGTCGTCTCTGCGGGCGATGAGGCGGATCGCGGCTACTGCCTTGAGCAGGTGGCCTCCGCGTACGACATCGTCCTGCTGACCGGCGCCGAGCCGTCGTGGGAGAAGCCGCACATCGTCGACCACGCCGTCGCCGACCTGAACGACACCACCGCGCTGCTCTCCGCCGGCCGGGCTCTGGCGGAACGACACGCCCTTGCCGGCGTCGTCACCTGGGACGAATGGAACCTCGTCCCCACCGCCCGCCTCGCCCGCGCCCTCGGTCTGGCCGCGAACTCCGTCGAGGTGATGCGGGCCTGCCGCAACAAGGCCGCCGCCCGCACGTTGTTCGCCCGCCACGGAGTGCCGTCGGCCGCCTCGATGAAGGCCCGGAGCTTGCAGGAGGCTGAACTGGCGGCGAGGACTCTCGGTTTCCCCGCCGTCCTCAAGCCCGCCGCAGCGGCCGGCAGCATCGGCGTGATCCGCATCGACCGGCCCGAAGAACTGCCCGCAGCATTCGAGTTCGCCTCAGCCGGCGCACACCGCAGCCGCGAGGACAGCGGCGTCCTGGTCGAGGAGTACCTCGACGGACCGGAGGTCTCCGTCGAATGCGTCACCCACCGCGGCACCACCACCGCCGTCGCCGTGACCCGCAAGCGCCTGGGCCCCGCACCCTACTTCGACGAGACCGGCCACACTGTCGACGCTGCTGATCCGCTCCTCGCAACGGTGGCGCCGACCGCCGCTGCTGCCATCAAGGCCCTGGGAATCACCGACGGCGTGCAGCACGTCGAGATGCGCCTGGTCGGCGGCCGGCCCCGGCTGATCGAGGTCAATGCACGCCTGGGCGGCGACATGATCGGCCACCTCGTCCACCTGGCCACCGGCGTCGACCTCGCCCGGGCCGCCGCCGACATCGCCTGCGGACATACCCCCGACCTGACGCCCACCCGCCGCCAGGGGGCGGCGATCCGCTTCGTCTACCCCGCCTACTCCGGCACCCTCACCGCCCGCCGCCTGAAGGCACACGTCGGGGGAGTGGAGCGCGTGCGCTTTCAGCGACAGGCCGGCGACCCGCTTGTACTGCCACAGGACGGCGGCGATCTGTACACCGCCCGCATCGGCTTCCTGATCACCACCGGGCCGACCGCTGCCGTCGCCGAAGCCCGCGCCCAGGAGGCGTACCGCAACCTCGACATCCAGGTCGCCCCCGTCCCGCCCACGGCCCTGACTACCGGCCAGGGCGCCGCGTGA
- a CDS encoding MFS transporter has protein sequence MSTAAAPRNARHTAGLMRSIYLPRTADALAFAMSTYGIPLLVLATTRSSALTGAAFALEWIPRLAAFGWAGSIVDRRGAAVVFHLASLGRALALAAGAVLLHCHPSGTVATATVLVLAATTGVLTEFSYIAAETAGAAAGRRAGKRAHRVQAALLGIDQTATLAGPALAGLLLLAGPPTMLAVITVLSLLAAMLALRTPPSPVAPARAPKGQSGAGLLTGWRTIRSLPALGWLVTGLTLSNLATGLLQAAGPVIVVKHFGQSTTAVGLVWSAAAAATLLSVTLCRFALDRRGLWPVGAACAALASLACLAAAQAPDYLSYLVLVAVLMAADGGMTVVLRTLRSRLIPPEKFGSTLSATILVLLLPFPVAGVLTALTPPDALGHVITVCAGLQALGLLYAFARLRTDPALRT, from the coding sequence GTGAGCACAGCGGCTGCACCCCGGAATGCACGCCACACCGCCGGGCTGATGCGCAGCATCTACCTGCCGCGCACGGCGGACGCTCTCGCGTTCGCGATGTCCACCTACGGCATCCCGCTGCTGGTCCTGGCCACCACGCGCTCCTCCGCGCTGACGGGCGCCGCGTTCGCCCTGGAGTGGATCCCGCGGCTGGCGGCGTTCGGGTGGGCCGGATCCATCGTCGACCGGCGCGGGGCGGCAGTCGTCTTCCATCTTGCCTCCCTGGGGCGCGCGCTGGCCCTCGCCGCCGGCGCGGTCTTGCTCCACTGCCACCCGTCCGGCACCGTGGCGACCGCAACGGTGTTGGTGCTGGCGGCTACGACCGGCGTGCTCACCGAGTTCAGTTACATCGCGGCCGAGACCGCGGGCGCCGCCGCCGGCCGACGGGCAGGAAAGCGGGCCCACCGCGTCCAGGCGGCCCTGCTCGGCATCGACCAGACCGCGACCCTGGCCGGCCCCGCCCTCGCCGGACTGCTCCTGCTCGCCGGGCCGCCGACGATGCTCGCGGTGATCACGGTGCTCTCACTTCTCGCCGCGATGCTCGCCCTGCGCACACCCCCCTCACCCGTTGCCCCGGCCCGCGCGCCGAAGGGACAGTCCGGCGCCGGACTACTCACCGGGTGGCGCACCATCCGCTCTCTTCCGGCGCTCGGCTGGCTCGTGACCGGGCTGACCCTGTCCAACCTGGCCACCGGGCTCCTCCAAGCGGCCGGTCCGGTAATCGTTGTCAAGCATTTCGGGCAGTCCACCACGGCCGTCGGCCTGGTCTGGTCCGCAGCCGCCGCAGCGACGCTCCTCAGCGTCACGCTCTGCCGCTTCGCGCTCGACCGGCGGGGCCTGTGGCCGGTCGGCGCCGCCTGCGCCGCCCTCGCCTCGCTCGCCTGCCTCGCCGCCGCCCAGGCCCCCGACTACCTGTCCTACCTGGTCCTGGTCGCGGTCCTCATGGCGGCCGACGGCGGCATGACGGTGGTCCTGCGCACTCTGCGCTCCCGCCTGATCCCCCCGGAGAAGTTCGGCAGCACCCTGTCGGCGACCATCCTCGTCCTCCTGCTGCCCTTCCCCGTCGCCGGCGTACTCACCGCGCTCACCCCGCCCGACGCGCTGGGCCACGTCATCACCGTCTGCGCCGGTCTGCAGGCCCTCGGCCTGTTGTACGCGTTCGCCCGCCTGCGCACCGATCCCGCCCTGCGCACCTGA
- a CDS encoding regulator, producing MTTFFTSAEVRNAVELLASRSLIRLVTEIDDNGAIPPRRLAGTLPDLSSHQLRRAAEAARAHGLVRTAPGAGLELTELGSELADLYDAAARWARRHAYPAPVCEFSSRVRHVLDLLAPSLATERADGLPQRAAAARLPSDEAEADLVRPRTLLIQWLAGNPQITQVSEPEPAA from the coding sequence ATGACTACCTTTTTCACCTCTGCCGAAGTACGCAACGCGGTCGAGCTGCTGGCTTCGCGTTCCTTGATCCGCCTGGTCACCGAGATCGACGACAACGGGGCGATACCGCCGCGACGGCTGGCCGGTACCCTCCCCGACCTCTCCTCGCACCAACTGCGCCGCGCTGCCGAAGCGGCCCGCGCCCACGGTCTCGTCCGGACCGCGCCCGGCGCCGGCCTGGAACTCACCGAGTTGGGTTCGGAGTTGGCCGACCTGTACGACGCGGCTGCGCGCTGGGCTCGACGCCATGCCTACCCGGCACCGGTTTGCGAGTTCAGCAGTCGTGTCCGCCACGTCCTCGACCTCCTGGCGCCCTCGCTCGCGACCGAGCGCGCCGACGGCCTGCCGCAGCGGGCCGCCGCCGCGCGGCTGCCCAGCGACGAGGCCGAAGCGGACCTTGTCCGTCCCCGCACCCTCCTGATCCAGTGGCTGGCCGGCAACCCCCAGATCACCCAGGTGTCCGAGCCCGAGCCGGCCGCGTGA
- a CDS encoding winged helix-turn-helix transcriptional regulator — protein sequence MAITALPPDTDADIARVTEALAMITPRWNVRILLALSGPPQRYSELAAKVSWLQNGQLHPKLKSLCDAGLVERTEHTARHVTYGHTERGVALLPVLPVIVTWAEEHLEKADRPLPAIEQIEDSLTLLTRRHAAAILWVLKSREEVSGRALARIVMPSSDWTNVYPPLRQLVADGLVDTEGLGLPYRLSAAGDGLSPVLGALSAWCAGQPLNQAAQHPVWGHPQAKLAPRPWVSSQSRPAPVTLPQARTGESSPAWHNRDLFSHATAARPKAAIPAGGPRR from the coding sequence TTGGCCATCACCGCGCTGCCTCCCGACACCGATGCCGACATCGCCCGGGTCACCGAGGCCCTCGCTATGATCACCCCGCGCTGGAACGTGAGGATCCTGCTGGCACTCTCCGGCCCGCCACAGCGTTATAGCGAGCTGGCGGCCAAGGTGTCCTGGTTGCAGAACGGCCAGCTCCATCCCAAGCTCAAGTCGCTGTGCGACGCCGGGCTCGTCGAGCGCACCGAACACACCGCACGGCATGTGACCTACGGCCACACCGAGCGTGGGGTCGCCCTGCTGCCGGTCCTGCCGGTGATCGTCACCTGGGCCGAGGAGCATCTGGAGAAGGCGGACCGCCCGCTGCCCGCGATCGAGCAGATCGAGGACAGCCTCACCCTGCTCACCCGGCGGCACGCCGCCGCCATCCTGTGGGTGCTGAAGTCCCGCGAGGAGGTCAGCGGGCGGGCCCTGGCCCGGATCGTGATGCCCAGCAGCGACTGGACCAACGTGTACCCGCCGCTGCGACAGCTCGTCGCCGACGGCCTGGTCGACACCGAGGGCCTCGGCCTGCCCTACCGGCTGTCCGCGGCGGGCGACGGTCTGAGCCCCGTTCTCGGCGCCCTGTCCGCATGGTGTGCCGGACAGCCCCTCAACCAGGCGGCCCAGCACCCGGTCTGGGGGCATCCGCAGGCGAAGCTCGCGCCGAGGCCGTGGGTCAGCAGCCAGTCCCGGCCGGCCCCCGTAACCCTCCCGCAGGCCCGGACGGGTGAGTCCTCTCCGGCGTGGCACAACCGCGATCTCTTCTCCCATGCCACGGCCGCCCGGCCGAAGGCAGCCATCCCGGCGGGAGGTCCGCGCCGATGA
- a CDS encoding SH3 domain-containing protein: MLGTLALPVLCATTASAAPAAVSAAPASSCSSLPPLPYKVHASAVTIRSKATTKSTALGVLYKSHKFTVHKKSGNWLYITDRSTGVKGWVSGTYVYRDTRMCLD; the protein is encoded by the coding sequence ATGCTCGGCACGCTCGCCCTGCCGGTGCTCTGCGCCACCACCGCCAGTGCGGCACCCGCCGCGGTATCTGCGGCCCCCGCGAGCAGCTGTTCGTCCCTGCCGCCGCTGCCGTACAAGGTCCACGCGTCGGCTGTGACCATCCGGTCCAAGGCCACCACGAAGTCCACCGCGCTCGGCGTGCTTTACAAGAGCCACAAGTTCACCGTGCACAAGAAGAGCGGCAACTGGCTCTACATCACGGACAGGTCGACCGGCGTCAAGGGCTGGGTGTCCGGAACCTACGTCTACCGCGATACCCGTATGTGCCTGGACTGA
- a CDS encoding DUF4913 domain-containing protein codes for MEQSAQQAQQLDHLASAPEPSGSPFAAFGMPGLGGPPAAAPPEPRPILELDGEEREDELDALSDWIDDFFLPVYGSEVTTAAPWCLQWQEHDDVVAWLHALWLAYQQHKDPEAGLSGLFVWHRDFLTHALAAVRAPGGPLSACMTSPDRPAHRLLPGPPPSARTETASTAEADGPAEPTS; via the coding sequence ATGGAGCAGTCGGCGCAACAGGCGCAGCAACTCGACCACCTCGCGTCCGCCCCGGAGCCGAGCGGATCGCCGTTCGCCGCGTTCGGCATGCCGGGGCTCGGCGGGCCGCCTGCCGCCGCTCCGCCGGAGCCCCGCCCGATCCTGGAACTCGACGGGGAGGAACGCGAAGACGAACTCGACGCCTTGTCGGACTGGATCGACGACTTCTTCCTCCCGGTGTACGGGTCGGAGGTCACCACCGCAGCGCCCTGGTGCCTGCAGTGGCAGGAGCACGACGACGTCGTGGCCTGGCTCCACGCCCTGTGGCTCGCCTACCAGCAACACAAGGACCCCGAAGCCGGATTGAGCGGCCTGTTCGTGTGGCACCGGGACTTCCTCACCCACGCCCTTGCGGCCGTCCGCGCACCGGGCGGTCCGCTGTCGGCCTGCATGACCTCTCCCGACCGGCCCGCGCACCGCCTTCTGCCCGGCCCGCCGCCGTCCGCGCGCACGGAGACGGCGTCCACGGCGGAAGCCGACGGGCCTGCAGAGCCGACGTCATGA
- a CDS encoding DNA-methyltransferase — MPFSLHQGDALNVLAGLPDGCVDSVITDPPYNSGGRTAKERTTRSAKQKYTSADAQHTLPDFTGENMDQRSYGFWLTQIMTEAHRLTKTGGTALLFTDWRQLPITTDAIQAAGWLWRGVLAWHKPQARPQKGRFTQNCEFIVWASKGAIDGSRNPVYLPGLYSASQPSGAKRQHITQKPVEVMRELVKISPEGGTVLDFCAGSGSTGVAALLEGRDFIGVEKTEHYAAIAADRLTETIRETRTQDDVVLTA; from the coding sequence TTGCCTTTTTCCCTGCACCAGGGCGACGCCCTCAATGTTCTCGCCGGCCTTCCGGACGGCTGCGTCGACTCCGTCATTACCGATCCGCCGTACAACTCGGGCGGTAGGACCGCGAAGGAGCGCACCACCCGCTCCGCGAAGCAGAAGTACACTTCCGCCGACGCCCAGCACACCCTGCCGGACTTCACCGGCGAGAACATGGACCAGCGCAGCTACGGGTTCTGGCTGACGCAGATCATGACCGAAGCCCACCGCCTCACCAAGACCGGCGGGACCGCTCTGCTGTTCACCGACTGGCGTCAACTCCCGATCACGACGGATGCGATCCAGGCGGCAGGGTGGCTGTGGCGCGGGGTACTGGCCTGGCACAAGCCGCAGGCCAGGCCCCAGAAGGGCCGGTTCACCCAGAACTGTGAATTCATCGTCTGGGCCAGCAAGGGGGCGATCGACGGCTCCCGGAACCCCGTCTATCTGCCCGGTCTGTACTCGGCCTCGCAGCCCTCGGGGGCGAAGCGTCAGCACATCACGCAGAAGCCCGTCGAGGTGATGCGCGAGCTGGTCAAGATCAGTCCTGAGGGCGGTACGGTGCTCGACTTCTGTGCCGGCTCCGGCTCCACGGGGGTGGCCGCTCTGCTGGAAGGCAGGGACTTCATCGGCGTGGAGAAGACCGAGCACTACGCGGCGATCGCGGCTGACCGGCTCACCGAGACGATCCGCGAGACCCGCACGCAAGACGACGTGGTTCTCACCGCCTGA
- a CDS encoding C40 family peptidase — protein sequence MKALAAGIGVVFLSPILIAGTGMMLASSADAVQSSSSFSSCLTDIDTDEVAEQVTKILDGASGKNVHVEGLDLPAEQVPNAATIVAAGLSLDVPRKGQIIALATAMQESRLRNLNYGDRDSLGLFQQRPSQGWGSAQQIRDPVYASEQFYKHLLKVSGWQQMTVPQAAQAVQRSAYPDAYAQWESLATALQDAIAKTFPGGGTDADNEDADQGEQASTGTSGCAPGQDGSGFGRIPEGSVPKGYAIPKDADPKARKAIEWAMHQLGTLYQWGGTCTNAHGPDPMGRCDCSSLMQQAYAHAGVTLTRTTYTQVNEGKAVSPAQLKPGDLIFSRGTAARPEHVGMYMGEGLVIEAPRTTKPVRITPIKDWTILAARRVL from the coding sequence TTGAAGGCGCTCGCCGCCGGCATCGGCGTCGTCTTCCTCTCCCCGATCCTGATCGCCGGCACCGGCATGATGCTGGCCTCCTCCGCCGACGCCGTGCAGAGCAGCAGCTCCTTCAGCAGCTGCCTCACCGACATCGACACCGACGAGGTCGCCGAGCAGGTCACCAAGATTCTCGACGGCGCGTCCGGCAAGAACGTCCACGTCGAGGGCCTGGACCTGCCCGCCGAACAAGTCCCCAACGCGGCGACGATCGTGGCCGCCGGCCTCTCGCTCGACGTCCCCAGGAAGGGACAGATCATCGCGCTCGCCACCGCGATGCAGGAGAGCCGGCTGCGCAACCTCAACTACGGCGACCGGGACTCGCTCGGCCTGTTCCAGCAGCGTCCCTCCCAGGGCTGGGGCAGTGCCCAGCAGATCCGCGATCCGGTCTACGCCTCCGAGCAGTTCTACAAGCACTTGCTCAAGGTGAGCGGCTGGCAGCAGATGACCGTCCCCCAGGCCGCCCAAGCCGTGCAGAGATCCGCCTACCCCGACGCGTATGCGCAGTGGGAGAGCCTGGCCACCGCGCTGCAGGATGCCATCGCCAAGACCTTCCCGGGCGGCGGCACCGACGCGGACAACGAGGACGCAGACCAGGGCGAGCAAGCATCGACCGGCACGAGCGGCTGTGCTCCGGGCCAGGACGGTTCCGGCTTCGGCCGTATCCCCGAGGGAAGCGTCCCGAAGGGCTACGCGATCCCTAAGGACGCCGATCCGAAGGCGCGCAAGGCCATCGAGTGGGCGATGCACCAGCTCGGCACGCTCTACCAGTGGGGCGGCACCTGCACCAACGCGCATGGTCCTGACCCGATGGGCCGTTGCGACTGCTCCAGCCTGATGCAGCAGGCGTACGCACATGCAGGCGTCACTCTCACCCGCACCACGTATACGCAGGTCAACGAGGGCAAGGCGGTCTCGCCAGCCCAACTCAAGCCCGGCGATCTGATCTTCAGCCGCGGCACCGCCGCCCGCCCTGAGCACGTCGGCATGTACATGGGCGAGGGCCTCGTGATCGAGGCGCCGCGCACCACCAAGCCGGTCCGGATCACTCCGATCAAGGACTGGACGATTCTCGCCGCCCGCCGCGTTCTCTGA
- a CDS encoding DUF6112 family protein — protein MPLLETVQYLAYDPGITPSGGGLPGLSVLKNVVNSINLFGIIAVVGALAVSLGVWAWGHHTGGHQAEANGKKGAVVAAGAALGLGAANGIVAFFSTLGSQVH, from the coding sequence TTGCCCCTACTCGAAACCGTGCAGTACCTGGCCTACGATCCCGGCATCACGCCGTCGGGCGGTGGCCTGCCCGGCCTGAGCGTGCTGAAGAACGTCGTCAACTCGATCAACCTGTTCGGCATCATCGCCGTCGTCGGCGCCCTCGCTGTGTCGCTCGGCGTGTGGGCTTGGGGACACCACACGGGCGGTCACCAGGCCGAGGCCAACGGGAAGAAGGGCGCGGTCGTGGCCGCGGGCGCCGCCCTGGGCCTGGGCGCCGCGAACGGCATCGTCGCGTTCTTCTCGACCCTCGGGTCGCAGGTGCACTGA